A part of Sulfurimonas sp. HSL-1716 genomic DNA contains:
- the fbaA gene encoding class II fructose-bisphosphate aldolase, with product MSKCILDLVKPGVLSGDDVSLVYKTAKAVGFAIPAVNVVGTDSINGVLEAAKLVNSPVIIQFSNGGASYYAGKGLSNENEKAAILGAISGAKHVHMIAEAYGIPVILHTDHAARELLPWIDALLDAGEEHFEQTGKPLFSSHMLDLSEEPIEQNVATCKEYLARMDKIGMTLEIELGVTGGEEDGVDNTHLDNSLLYTQPEEVAFAYEKLSSVSDRFTIAASFGNVHGVYKPGNVVLTPKILDNSQKYIQEKYNTEEKPVNFVFHGGSGSTLEEIREAIGYGVIKMNIDTDTQWATWAGVKEYAQKYKDYLQGQIGNPEGDEKPNKKYYDPRKWLRAGQVSLIERVKVAFSDLNALNRN from the coding sequence ATGAGTAAATGTATTCTTGATTTAGTAAAACCCGGCGTACTATCCGGTGATGACGTTAGTTTAGTATATAAGACCGCTAAAGCAGTCGGTTTTGCGATTCCTGCCGTTAATGTTGTCGGGACTGATTCGATAAATGGCGTGCTGGAAGCGGCTAAACTGGTAAATTCTCCCGTGATCATTCAGTTTTCAAACGGGGGCGCCAGCTACTATGCAGGAAAAGGCTTAAGCAACGAGAACGAAAAAGCTGCGATACTGGGTGCGATATCGGGAGCAAAGCATGTTCATATGATAGCTGAAGCTTACGGCATTCCCGTTATACTTCACACAGATCATGCCGCACGTGAACTTCTGCCTTGGATAGATGCATTGCTTGATGCCGGAGAAGAACATTTTGAGCAAACGGGCAAACCGCTGTTTAGCTCCCATATGCTTGATCTTTCGGAAGAACCTATCGAGCAGAACGTTGCTACGTGTAAAGAGTATCTTGCACGTATGGACAAGATTGGTATGACGTTGGAGATAGAACTCGGCGTGACGGGTGGAGAAGAGGACGGCGTCGACAATACCCATCTTGACAATTCACTTCTTTATACACAACCCGAAGAGGTGGCTTTTGCATATGAAAAACTCTCGTCGGTAAGCGACAGATTTACGATAGCCGCTTCTTTTGGAAACGTTCATGGCGTATATAAACCTGGTAACGTGGTGCTTACTCCAAAGATCTTGGACAATTCTCAAAAATATATTCAGGAAAAATACAATACCGAAGAGAAACCCGTAAACTTCGTCTTTCACGGCGGCAGCGGTTCGACTCTCGAAGAGATCCGCGAAGCGATCGGCTACGGTGTCATCAAAATGAACATCGATACCGATACCCAGTGGGCTACTTGGGCGGGCGTAAAAGAATATGCCCAAAAGTATAAAGACTACCTTCAAGGACAGATCGGAAATCCTGAAGGCGACGAAAAACCGAATAAAAAATATTATGATCCGAGAAAATGGCTAAGAGCAGGACAAGTATCCCTGATCGAGCGTGTGAAAGTCGCTTTCAGCGACCTCAACGCACTAAACAGAAATTAG